The proteins below come from a single Candidatus Acetothermia bacterium genomic window:
- a CDS encoding nucleoside kinase, translating to MSQVHLAKRRDTVQAHFPDGRTFEGPAGTLLAEFVRAAYPDAPVPAMAAIVDDALCELADPLREDAQVRPVFLTDSDGIRIYTRSLSFLLAAAVRKSFPDARLIIDHSVPFGGYYCRVAGRPPFTPEELSQLEAHMRELVTADLPIGRELVPLAEAQDWFQRVGLPHKAALLAQGMNGDRVPLYRLGELRDYFFGPMVPSTGYLKYFALTPYHNGFILRFPRRERPTELAPPEDYSPLWQVFEEYGHWLELLGLYDAWTVNEAVRTGRMAEVILVSEALHEQRIAQIAQTISARGTGRQLVLIAGPSSSGKTTFTKRLAIQLLAHGLRPYPLSLDDYFLPREEMARRGLTDFDDLSAVDLPLFQGQMEQLFAGKVVRLPRYDFLTGKREQGAELRLAEDAVLLVEGLHCLNPGLLPPGLGGRTFKIYVSALTQLNLDDHVRLSTTDTRLIRRIVRDAAFRGYSAENTLRLWANVRRGEKRHVFPYQGEADVMFNSALVYEWSVLRKRAEPLLLQVRHPRLRLEAERLLGMLRWLTPYPEEEIPATSILREFIGGGILAGYFPSPFERATWRRGCARE from the coding sequence ATGTCCCAGGTGCATCTGGCGAAGAGGCGCGATACGGTCCAGGCCCACTTCCCCGACGGGCGGACGTTCGAAGGGCCGGCCGGGACGCTCCTTGCGGAGTTCGTGCGCGCCGCGTACCCCGACGCGCCGGTCCCGGCGATGGCCGCCATCGTGGATGACGCGCTGTGTGAGCTTGCCGACCCCCTCCGGGAGGACGCCCAGGTGCGGCCCGTGTTCCTCACCGATTCCGATGGCATTAGGATCTACACCCGGTCTTTGAGCTTCCTCCTCGCGGCCGCCGTGCGAAAATCGTTTCCCGACGCCCGTCTGATCATCGACCACTCCGTGCCGTTCGGGGGCTACTACTGCCGGGTGGCCGGGCGCCCACCGTTTACCCCGGAGGAGCTTTCGCAGCTGGAGGCGCACATGCGGGAGCTGGTCACCGCCGATCTCCCCATCGGCCGGGAGCTGGTGCCCCTGGCCGAGGCTCAGGATTGGTTCCAACGGGTAGGGCTCCCCCACAAGGCGGCGCTGCTTGCCCAGGGGATGAACGGGGACCGGGTGCCGCTCTATCGGCTGGGGGAGCTGCGGGACTACTTCTTCGGCCCCATGGTCCCCTCCACCGGGTACCTCAAGTACTTCGCCCTCACCCCATACCACAACGGGTTCATCCTCCGGTTCCCACGCCGGGAACGGCCGACCGAGCTTGCTCCGCCGGAGGACTACTCGCCCCTGTGGCAGGTGTTCGAGGAGTACGGACACTGGTTGGAGCTATTGGGGCTCTACGACGCGTGGACGGTCAATGAGGCGGTGCGCACCGGGCGGATGGCGGAGGTGATCCTCGTGTCCGAGGCCCTTCATGAGCAACGGATCGCCCAGATCGCCCAGACCATCTCCGCCCGTGGCACGGGACGGCAACTGGTGCTCATCGCCGGGCCCTCCTCCTCGGGGAAGACCACGTTCACCAAGAGGCTGGCCATCCAACTCCTCGCCCACGGCCTCAGGCCCTATCCCCTATCGCTCGACGACTACTTCCTCCCCCGGGAGGAGATGGCCCGGCGGGGGCTGACGGATTTCGACGACCTGTCCGCGGTGGATCTCCCCCTGTTCCAGGGGCAGATGGAGCAACTGTTCGCGGGGAAGGTGGTTCGCCTCCCGCGCTACGATTTCCTCACGGGAAAGCGCGAACAGGGTGCGGAGCTGCGCCTGGCCGAGGACGCCGTGCTCTTGGTGGAAGGCTTGCACTGCCTGAATCCGGGGCTCCTCCCCCCCGGCCTGGGGGGGCGCACGTTCAAGATCTACGTGTCCGCCCTGACCCAGCTCAACCTGGACGACCACGTGCGGCTCTCCACCACCGACACCCGGCTCATCCGGCGCATCGTGCGGGATGCGGCGTTCCGTGGATACAGCGCCGAGAACACCCTGCGCCTGTGGGCCAACGTCCGGCGGGGGGAGAAGCGGCACGTGTTCCCCTACCAGGGGGAAGCGGACGTGATGTTCAACTCGGCCCTGGTGTACGAGTGGTCGGTGCTCCGCAAGCGGGCGGAACCGCTGCTCCTGCAGGTGCGCCATCCGCGCCTTCGGCTGGAGGCGGAACGGCTCCTGGGCATGCTCCGCT
- a CDS encoding O-acetyl-ADP-ribose deacetylase yields the protein MAEEQFEVDLSGTRLVLVRGDITREEVDAIVNAANPDLTPGGGVSGAIHRAGGPLVTESAAEIRRERGPLPTGDAVITPGGELPARWVIHTVGPVWHGGAHGEPTLLARAYRSCLALAVARGLRSVAFPSISTGVYGYPVEQAARVALQTVRDFLGEHPGALDEVRFVLFSQADFLAYRTAASG from the coding sequence GTGGCTGAAGAGCAGTTCGAGGTCGACCTTTCGGGAACGCGGCTTGTGCTCGTCCGGGGGGACATCACCCGGGAGGAGGTGGACGCCATCGTCAACGCGGCCAACCCTGACCTCACCCCGGGCGGCGGGGTGTCCGGGGCCATCCACCGCGCCGGCGGCCCCCTGGTGACGGAATCCGCGGCCGAGATCCGCCGGGAACGAGGGCCCCTCCCCACCGGGGACGCGGTGATCACCCCGGGCGGGGAGCTTCCCGCCAGATGGGTCATCCACACCGTGGGCCCGGTCTGGCACGGCGGCGCCCACGGGGAGCCCACGCTCCTCGCCCGCGCCTACCGGTCCTGCCTGGCCCTTGCCGTGGCGCGCGGCCTGCGGTCGGTCGCGTTCCCCAGCATCTCCACCGGCGTCTACGGCTATCCGGTGGAGCAGGCGGCCCGCGTCGCCCTGCAGACGGTGCGCGACTTCCTGGGCGAGCACCCGGGCGCGCTCGACGAGGTTCGCTTTGTCCTGTTCTCTCAAGCGGACTTCCTCGCCTACCGCACCGCCGCTTCCGGCTGA
- a CDS encoding metallopeptidase family protein, translating to MPVHVSRDRFEQLVRDALAELPAPFRRYLRGLEVRVEDYPDDELMAEWGLVPPNYPFGMYEGPALPEVEDRDVFPGVMIIYQRPLEAWCRSEEELCDQIRRTVYHELGHRFGFSDEGMPDELRAGAGTPWPEAARRGEAGRYLRQAEHDLAAAEALLAGGHHDWALDAALAAADRALRAFLFVRGEDPEAVAQEGVPELLARAARRDPPLRRLRPLLRLDQIALDMGDAGAPSPAERVRPKWAQEAIAHARELVAKARNAWQGGR from the coding sequence ATGCCCGTTCACGTGAGTCGTGACCGGTTTGAGCAATTGGTTCGAGATGCCCTGGCCGAGCTGCCGGCCCCGTTCCGCCGTTACCTCCGGGGGCTCGAAGTGCGGGTGGAGGACTACCCGGACGATGAGCTGATGGCGGAGTGGGGCCTCGTCCCGCCCAACTATCCGTTTGGGATGTACGAGGGGCCAGCGCTGCCCGAGGTGGAGGACCGGGACGTGTTCCCCGGGGTGATGATCATCTACCAACGCCCGCTTGAGGCGTGGTGCCGGAGCGAGGAGGAGCTGTGCGACCAGATCCGGCGCACGGTGTACCACGAGCTCGGGCACCGGTTCGGGTTCTCCGACGAGGGGATGCCGGACGAGCTCAGGGCCGGGGCGGGGACACCGTGGCCCGAGGCAGCCCGGCGCGGGGAGGCCGGCCGGTACCTGCGCCAGGCGGAGCACGACCTGGCCGCGGCCGAGGCCCTGCTGGCAGGAGGTCACCATGATTGGGCCCTGGATGCCGCCCTCGCCGCCGCAGATCGGGCGCTCCGCGCGTTCCTCTTCGTGCGCGGGGAGGACCCGGAGGCCGTCGCCCAGGAGGGGGTCCCCGAGCTCCTCGCCCGCGCCGCCCGCCGCGACCCCCCACTCCGCAGGTTGCGGCCCCTCTTGCGCCTGGACCAGATCGCCCTCGACATGGGGGACGCCGGGGCACCGTCCCCGGCGGAACGGGTGCGTCCCAAGTGGGCCCAGGAAGCGATCGCCCATGCCCGGGAGCTGGTGGCCAAGGCCCGCAATGCGTGGCAAGGTGGGAGGTGA
- a CDS encoding acyltransferase, translating into MRVGYVQFAPEFGAVERNLEEVAEFFHQDRADLWVLPELFNTGYQFASEHEVRELSEPLPDGPTTQRLIALARGLGCHIAAGVAERHRDRIYNAAVLVGPGGLVARYRKVHLFYQEKRWFVPGDLPFPVADLGPAKVGLMVCYDHLFPESARSLALQGAEVIAHPANLVIPGLAQLTMRVRALENRVFTVTANRIGTEARTGESLRYTGESQIVSPTGEVLARAAPDIEEARAIEIDPALARDKRLPLGGDVFADRRPEFYRRLVEG; encoded by the coding sequence ATGCGCGTGGGTTATGTCCAGTTCGCCCCGGAGTTCGGGGCGGTTGAGCGGAACCTGGAGGAGGTCGCCGAGTTCTTTCACCAGGACCGGGCCGACCTGTGGGTCCTCCCCGAGCTTTTCAACACCGGCTACCAGTTCGCCTCTGAACACGAGGTGCGGGAGCTCTCCGAACCCCTCCCCGACGGTCCAACCACCCAGCGATTGATCGCCCTCGCCCGCGGGCTGGGGTGCCACATCGCCGCCGGGGTTGCCGAGCGGCATCGCGATCGCATTTACAATGCCGCCGTGCTCGTGGGGCCGGGGGGTCTCGTCGCCCGGTACCGCAAGGTACACCTCTTCTACCAGGAGAAGCGGTGGTTCGTCCCGGGAGACCTCCCGTTCCCCGTGGCCGACCTCGGCCCGGCCAAGGTGGGGCTGATGGTCTGCTACGACCACCTGTTCCCCGAGTCGGCGCGGTCCCTGGCCCTGCAGGGGGCGGAGGTCATCGCCCATCCCGCAAACCTGGTCATCCCGGGCCTCGCCCAGCTCACGATGCGCGTGCGGGCCCTGGAGAACCGGGTGTTCACCGTCACCGCCAACCGCATCGGTACCGAGGCCCGCACCGGGGAGAGCCTTCGTTACACGGGAGAGTCCCAGATCGTGTCCCCGACCGGGGAAGTGCTCGCCCGCGCCGCCCCGGACATCGAGGAAGCGCGGGCGATCGAGATCGACCCCGCCCTTGCCCGCGACAAAAGGCTCCCCTTGGGTGGCGACGTGTTCGCCGACCGGCGCCCGGAGTTCTACCGTCGCTTGGTCGAGGGATAG
- the xth gene encoding exodeoxyribonuclease III yields the protein MTRTFKVATFNANSIRSRLPLVLEWLARERPDVLALQETKVQDPDFPAGAFRGAGYHVVFRGQKAQAGVALASREEPKDVAFGLDDGGPADEARLVRATVGGIPVVNTYVPQGQSVESPMFRYKLEWLERLRAYFARHFSPDEPLLWCGDFNVAPEEIDVHNPDRLKDHVDFHPEARAALARVREWGFVDVFRRHHPGEPGQYTFWDYRVPGALDRNLGWRVDHIWATRPLAERSTGARIDRDARQAAKPSDHTFLVAEFSL from the coding sequence ATGACACGCACGTTCAAGGTGGCCACGTTCAACGCGAACTCCATCCGCAGCCGGCTTCCCTTGGTGCTGGAGTGGCTTGCCCGGGAGCGGCCGGACGTCCTGGCTCTCCAGGAGACGAAGGTCCAGGACCCGGACTTTCCTGCGGGCGCGTTCCGAGGAGCTGGGTACCACGTGGTCTTCCGCGGTCAGAAGGCCCAGGCCGGGGTGGCCCTGGCCAGCCGTGAGGAACCGAAGGACGTGGCGTTCGGGCTGGACGACGGCGGCCCCGCCGACGAAGCCAGGCTTGTCCGGGCCACCGTGGGCGGGATCCCGGTGGTGAACACGTACGTCCCCCAGGGCCAGTCGGTGGAGTCGCCGATGTTTCGGTACAAACTGGAATGGCTCGAGCGCCTCAGGGCCTACTTTGCCCGCCACTTCTCCCCGGACGAGCCCCTTCTGTGGTGCGGGGATTTCAACGTCGCCCCGGAGGAGATCGATGTCCACAACCCGGACCGGCTCAAAGACCACGTGGACTTCCACCCGGAGGCCCGGGCGGCCCTCGCCCGGGTTCGGGAGTGGGGGTTCGTGGACGTGTTCCGCCGCCATCACCCTGGGGAGCCGGGCCAGTACACGTTCTGGGATTACCGCGTGCCCGGGGCGCTGGACCGGAACCTGGGGTGGCGGGTGGACCACATCTGGGCCACCAGGCCCCTGGCCGAGCGCTCGACGGGCGCCCGGATCGACCGCGACGCCCGCCAGGCCGCGAAGCCCTCCGACCACACGTTCCTCGTGGCCGAGTTCTCCCTCTAG
- a CDS encoding D-alanine--D-alanine ligase, giving the protein MTGVRVAVLCGGPSAEREISLRSGRGVASALRRRGWNADLVEIDSFDGLPQRLGPFAAVFNILHGGPGEDGTVQLLLDLMGKPYVGSGPLASALAMDKVESRKAFQGKGLPVPDWFLYSEGDLDAFLARAEDELGYPLVLKPRREGSSVGVHFVRDRVELVRAAEELVARFGEFLAERFIPGREVTAAVLEVDDRVEVLPLVELRPQGALFDWGAKYTPGACTFVCPAELPPEEARRTQEVAREAHLLLECRDLSRADIRLAPDGTPYLLEVNTLPGMTEMSTFPRAARAVGISYDELVELLLKRALARLPTTAPLG; this is encoded by the coding sequence ATGACGGGCGTTCGGGTAGCGGTGCTGTGCGGCGGTCCCTCCGCCGAGCGCGAGATCTCCCTGCGCTCCGGGCGCGGGGTCGCCAGCGCCCTGCGCCGGCGTGGCTGGAACGCTGACCTCGTCGAGATCGACTCCTTCGATGGCCTCCCCCAGCGTCTCGGCCCGTTCGCGGCGGTGTTCAACATCCTCCATGGGGGGCCTGGTGAGGACGGCACCGTCCAGCTCCTCCTTGACCTGATGGGCAAGCCCTACGTGGGCTCCGGGCCGCTCGCCTCGGCCCTGGCCATGGACAAGGTCGAATCCCGCAAAGCCTTCCAGGGGAAGGGCCTGCCCGTGCCGGACTGGTTTCTCTACTCCGAGGGCGACCTGGACGCGTTCCTCGCCCGGGCGGAGGACGAGCTCGGCTACCCGCTCGTGCTCAAGCCCCGTCGGGAAGGATCGAGCGTGGGGGTGCACTTCGTCCGCGACCGGGTCGAGCTCGTCCGGGCCGCGGAGGAGCTTGTGGCGCGGTTCGGGGAGTTCTTGGCCGAGCGGTTCATCCCCGGCCGCGAGGTCACCGCCGCCGTGCTTGAGGTAGACGACCGGGTCGAGGTGCTGCCCCTGGTGGAACTGCGTCCGCAGGGGGCGCTGTTCGACTGGGGGGCCAAGTACACCCCTGGAGCGTGCACGTTCGTGTGCCCGGCGGAGCTCCCGCCCGAGGAGGCCCGACGGACCCAGGAGGTGGCCCGGGAGGCCCACCTCCTCCTCGAATGTCGGGACTTGTCCCGCGCCGACATCCGCCTTGCCCCGGACGGGACCCCGTACCTCCTCGAGGTGAACACCCTGCCCGGAATGACCGAGATGTCCACCTTCCCCCGCGCGGCCAGAGCGGTAGGCATCTCCTACGATGAGCTTGTGGAGCTGCTTCTCAAGCGGGCGCTCGCCCGCTTGCCCACCACCGCCCCGCTCGGGTAG
- a CDS encoding MBL fold metallo-hydrolase — MVLKLQWIGHACFRIESNDGTVILTDPYDESVPYKAPTRPAHIVTVSHDHFDHNAVGRVKGSPEVIRGLGERTVRGITFRGIPAYHDTEGGKKRGRDVIIRFVVDGVTLAHFGDLGHTLNAEQLRPLQDVEVALLPVGGHFTIGAKEASEVVRSLPRLRVVIPMHYRTEVVKDWPIRPVDEFLAEAGLPVNRIPSSEVEITPEALPTKKEVWVLDHA; from the coding sequence GTGGTGTTGAAGCTCCAATGGATCGGACACGCCTGTTTTCGCATCGAGAGCAATGATGGCACGGTAATCCTCACCGATCCGTACGATGAGAGCGTTCCCTACAAGGCCCCCACCAGGCCGGCCCACATCGTGACCGTGTCCCACGATCACTTCGACCACAACGCGGTGGGGCGGGTCAAGGGTTCCCCGGAAGTGATCCGCGGGCTGGGGGAGCGGACGGTGCGGGGGATCACGTTCCGCGGGATCCCCGCCTACCATGATACCGAAGGGGGCAAGAAGCGCGGCCGGGACGTGATCATCCGCTTCGTCGTGGACGGGGTCACCCTCGCCCACTTCGGCGACCTCGGCCACACCCTGAACGCCGAACAGCTCCGGCCCTTGCAGGACGTGGAGGTGGCCCTGCTCCCGGTGGGGGGGCACTTCACCATCGGGGCCAAGGAGGCGAGCGAGGTGGTGCGGTCGCTGCCGAGGCTCCGGGTGGTGATCCCCATGCACTACCGGACCGAGGTCGTCAAGGACTGGCCGATCCGGCCAGTGGACGAGTTCCTGGCCGAGGCCGGGCTCCCGGTGAACCGCATCCCCAGCTCGGAGGTGGAGATCACTCCCGAGGCCCTTCCCACGAAGAAGGAGGTGTGGGTCCTCGACCATGCCTAA
- a CDS encoding pyridoxal phosphate-dependent aminotransferase: protein MPKPSARSAAAPASPIRRLYPLAVEAKRRGKKVYHLNIGQPDIPTPDAFLRGVRESDVKVLAYAPSPGIPEAVDALHRYYAEWGLDVAREEILITIGGSEAITFALTVTCDPGDEVLVPEPFYPNYQGYARLTNVEIVPITTSREDGFHLPPRQDIEALIGPRTKAILFSHPGNPTGVVYTPAELETLVDIATRHDLFIISDEVYREFVYEGKHRSILSYLEAGDRIILVDSISKRLSACGARVGAFISHNRDVMAAAFKCATIRLSAPTFEQLGLVAFMADPDHRRVVTDMIREYRRRRDVLCQELAAIPGVTFRKPEGAFYIMIGLPVADAEAFVRWMLTDYPGQETVMLAPGAGFYRTEGLGLDEARGAYVLQVDDLRRACAALAEGLELFAKAAAEEAVVGRG, encoded by the coding sequence ATGCCTAAGCCGTCGGCTCGCAGCGCGGCGGCCCCGGCTTCGCCGATCCGGCGCCTGTACCCTCTTGCCGTGGAGGCGAAGCGGCGGGGCAAGAAGGTGTACCATCTGAACATCGGCCAGCCCGACATCCCCACCCCGGACGCGTTCCTGCGCGGGGTGCGGGAGTCGGACGTGAAGGTCCTCGCCTACGCCCCCTCCCCAGGGATCCCTGAGGCGGTCGACGCCCTGCACCGCTACTACGCGGAGTGGGGCCTCGACGTGGCCCGGGAGGAGATCCTCATCACCATCGGCGGGTCGGAGGCGATCACGTTCGCCCTCACCGTGACCTGTGATCCCGGGGACGAGGTCCTCGTTCCCGAGCCGTTCTACCCGAACTACCAGGGCTACGCCCGCCTGACCAACGTCGAGATCGTGCCCATCACCACCTCGCGCGAGGACGGGTTCCATCTCCCGCCCCGGCAGGACATCGAGGCCCTGATCGGCCCCCGTACCAAGGCGATCCTGTTCTCCCATCCCGGCAACCCCACAGGTGTGGTGTACACGCCAGCCGAGCTGGAGACGCTCGTGGACATCGCCACAAGACACGATTTGTTCATCATCTCCGATGAGGTGTACCGGGAGTTCGTGTACGAGGGGAAGCACCGAAGCATCCTGTCCTATCTCGAGGCGGGCGATCGGATCATCCTCGTGGACTCCATTTCCAAGCGGCTATCCGCGTGCGGGGCCCGGGTGGGGGCGTTCATCTCCCACAATCGGGACGTGATGGCGGCCGCGTTCAAGTGCGCCACGATCCGCCTGTCGGCCCCCACGTTCGAGCAGCTGGGCCTGGTGGCGTTCATGGCCGATCCCGATCACAGGCGGGTGGTGACGGACATGATCCGGGAGTACCGGAGGCGGCGGGACGTGTTGTGCCAGGAGCTTGCGGCGATCCCGGGGGTCACGTTCAGAAAGCCAGAAGGCGCGTTTTACATCATGATCGGACTCCCGGTGGCTGACGCTGAGGCATTCGTCCGGTGGATGCTCACCGACTACCCGGGGCAAGAGACGGTGATGCTCGCCCCCGGGGCCGGGTTTTACCGGACCGAGGGCCTGGGGCTGGACGAGGCCCGTGGCGCGTACGTGCTCCAGGTGGACGATCTCCGCCGGGCCTGCGCCGCCCTGGCCGAAGGGCTGGAGCTGTTCGCCAAGGCCGCCGCCGAGGAGGCCGTGGTCGGGAGGGGATGA
- a CDS encoding TlyA family RNA methyltransferase → MTAGKERLDVLLVERGLATSRAQAQALIRAGQVRVDGQVVDKPSAAAAGDVVLEVSAPPRYASRGGEKLAAALLAFGVDPAGKVCLDVGASTGGFTDCLLQHGAARVYAVDVGRGQLDWKLRNDPRVVVREGLNARYLRPEDIGAPVDLATVDVSFISLRLILPPLRGIVKPQGDVVALVKPQFEAGRGSVRGGVVRDPAVHREVLIGIAAFAREELGWSVRGATPSPLLGPAGNREFFLHLVPRLGEDAPIEWTRVATAAFNLREGQTPALTEGIHD, encoded by the coding sequence ATGACGGCGGGGAAAGAGCGCCTCGACGTCCTCCTGGTGGAACGAGGGCTGGCTACGTCCCGGGCCCAGGCCCAAGCGCTGATCCGCGCCGGGCAGGTACGGGTGGACGGCCAGGTTGTGGACAAGCCCAGCGCGGCGGCGGCCGGGGATGTCGTCCTCGAAGTGAGCGCTCCTCCTCGCTACGCCTCCCGCGGCGGGGAAAAGCTTGCCGCGGCGCTTCTTGCGTTTGGCGTGGATCCCGCGGGCAAGGTCTGTTTGGATGTGGGGGCATCCACGGGCGGGTTCACGGATTGCCTACTCCAGCACGGGGCGGCACGGGTGTACGCAGTGGACGTGGGCCGGGGCCAGCTCGACTGGAAGCTGCGGAACGACCCGCGGGTGGTGGTGAGGGAGGGCCTGAACGCCCGTTATCTTCGGCCGGAGGACATCGGCGCGCCGGTGGACCTGGCCACGGTGGACGTGTCGTTCATCTCCCTACGGCTGATCTTGCCCCCCTTGCGCGGGATCGTGAAGCCCCAAGGGGACGTGGTCGCCCTGGTGAAGCCCCAGTTCGAGGCTGGCCGGGGAAGCGTCCGGGGCGGGGTCGTGCGCGACCCGGCGGTGCACCGGGAGGTCCTGATCGGGATCGCGGCGTTTGCCAGGGAAGAGCTGGGCTGGTCGGTGCGGGGAGCGACCCCTTCCCCCCTCCTCGGCCCGGCCGGCAACCGCGAGTTCTTCCTGCACCTCGTCCCTCGGCTCGGGGAAGACGCCCCTATTGAGTGGACCCGCGTCGCGACGGCCGCTTTCAACCTACGTGAGGGCCAGACCCCAGCCCTGACCGAAGGAATCCATGATTAG
- a CDS encoding nucleotidyltransferase, whose amino-acid sequence MQDATDGPWRRSYNGFGGNEMAGGPQPMACKERLTLARTIADRARASRGDDVLAVGLYGSLARGTDGPCSDIEILCVLRTMGEDSTHEWVAGPWKAEVDFYGQDVLLEKAAGVDGRWSLTHGAYVHVRALHDPDRFFPELRGVVLNQPKEKFLAAMRELIVGDLYELVGKLRNARHFGHTAGLPMLAVHMALYGAFLVGLDNRHCYTSGTRVFEESLRLLGRPGGYDALCRLAMEGKLDNPEHVVDACEAFWSGVERWALARGIVLEEPHHIPF is encoded by the coding sequence ATGCAAGACGCGACTGATGGGCCCTGGCGGCGGAGCTACAATGGGTTCGGCGGGAACGAGATGGCCGGTGGACCGCAGCCGATGGCGTGCAAGGAACGGCTGACCCTGGCCCGAACGATCGCGGATCGGGCACGCGCCTCCCGGGGCGACGATGTGCTCGCGGTGGGGCTATACGGGTCCCTAGCCCGCGGCACGGACGGCCCCTGCTCCGACATCGAAATCCTGTGCGTCCTGCGTACCATGGGCGAGGACTCCACCCACGAGTGGGTGGCCGGGCCGTGGAAGGCCGAGGTGGACTTCTACGGGCAGGATGTGCTCTTGGAGAAGGCGGCCGGGGTGGATGGGCGCTGGTCCCTTACCCACGGCGCGTACGTCCATGTCCGCGCTCTTCACGACCCGGACCGGTTCTTCCCTGAGCTACGCGGTGTTGTGCTTAACCAGCCGAAGGAGAAGTTCCTCGCCGCGATGCGGGAGCTGATCGTGGGGGACCTCTATGAACTGGTGGGCAAGCTCCGGAACGCCCGCCATTTCGGGCACACCGCCGGCCTTCCCATGCTGGCCGTGCACATGGCCTTGTACGGGGCGTTTCTGGTGGGGCTCGACAACCGGCACTGCTACACCTCGGGCACCCGGGTGTTCGAGGAGTCGCTCCGGCTCCTCGGGCGACCCGGCGGCTACGATGCCCTGTGCCGCCTGGCGATGGAGGGGAAACTGGACAACCCCGAGCATGTCGTGGACGCGTGCGAGGCGTTCTGGTCTGGGGTCGAGCGCTGGGCCCTTGCCCGCGGTATCGTTCTCGAGGAGCCACACCACATTCCGTTCTAA
- a CDS encoding class II glutamine amidotransferase: MCRMLGFVSREPIPIRRYLVDAPHGLLAMSRRGQKAPHRDGFGWAYLDGRGRMRLYRWGRAVLARVGDGVPSDLDAATTLLLAHARKASPEYGALTGGAHAHPMVHDGVFLAHNGTVRDAEVLDRGSGTDSQKLVRWLARAWQPRTLQGLTGALRELLGMIRDYTALNLLLTDGSSLYAFCLYTRDPDYYTLHHRMDEGAVVVASEPLDAGPGWRPVPSGELLCIESGLTLTRTRLTG, from the coding sequence ATGTGCCGGATGCTCGGGTTCGTGAGCCGGGAGCCGATCCCGATCCGGCGGTACCTCGTGGATGCCCCGCACGGGCTTCTGGCGATGAGCCGGCGCGGCCAGAAGGCGCCCCACCGGGACGGGTTCGGTTGGGCGTACTTGGACGGGCGGGGGCGGATGCGGCTGTACCGCTGGGGCCGGGCCGTCCTGGCCAGGGTCGGCGACGGGGTCCCCAGCGACCTCGATGCGGCCACGACCCTGCTCCTTGCCCACGCCCGCAAGGCATCCCCGGAGTATGGGGCTCTGACTGGGGGAGCCCATGCCCACCCCATGGTTCACGACGGGGTGTTCCTCGCCCACAACGGGACGGTCCGCGACGCCGAGGTGTTGGACCGGGGCAGCGGCACCGATTCCCAAAAACTCGTGCGGTGGCTAGCGCGGGCGTGGCAACCGCGTACGCTCCAAGGGCTCACCGGCGCCCTTCGGGAGCTCCTGGGCATGATCCGCGACTACACTGCGCTCAACCTGCTCCTCACCGATGGAAGTTCGCTGTATGCGTTCTGCTTGTACACGCGGGACCCCGACTACTACACCTTGCACCACCGGATGGACGAGGGGGCCGTGGTCGTGGCCTCGGAGCCCCTGGACGCAGGGCCTGGCTGGCGGCCGGTGCCGAGCGGTGAATTGCTCTGCATTGAATCCGGTTTAACCTTGACCCGCACCCGGCTCACCGGTTAG